A single window of Mugil cephalus isolate CIBA_MC_2020 chromosome 1, CIBA_Mcephalus_1.1, whole genome shotgun sequence DNA harbors:
- the LOC125021212 gene encoding uncharacterized protein LOC125021212 — protein sequence MCYSDTFSNSTDINFIHILSPQIFQAYFEHIRPKSIDPEVDEEGRFFLSKWGRPIASATNDVARLHEYYKCENVTSREIRRVVETEAANTCTEEQQSGVAHYMAHSTSVAKQHYRMRTLHETVVTSNLLQSLRGSSSEDSTDGRAGPSQKRGREEETDSGEEETENMTAFLSKFPVTLNGRPPCKRIRVSAGFSEGRVLYDKWRVMQRGMREEHLLSVFVRRAPTVQTVARRMEKEGWSGNTPQAQLVVSKWRPPTQTQVESDPRIIKKVTTQKWSGLTIKDFGEPKGKGVVATKRFSKGSVICDYHGRVITKAEGKRMMQSMDNEMGYLFFFQELCVDAQTFPCECHPHMETVGRLMNHSKKRFNAKPRRCKLKLPQGETDTILLLASKDIEVGEEIRFDYGVCRQSFAGEGLDLEWLDS from the exons ATGTGTTACAGCGACACATTTAGCAACTCCACAGACATTAACTTCATTCATATTCTGTCTCCACAGATATTTCAGGCATATTTTGAGCACATCCGCCCAAAGTCCATCGACCCAGAAGTAGACGAGGAAGGCAGATTTTTCCTGTCCAAATGGGGCCGGCCCATTGCGAGTGCCACCAATGATGTGGCTCGTCTGCACGAGTA CTACAAATGTGAGAACGTGACGAGTCGGGAGATCAGGAGGGTTGTGGAAACGGAGGCGGCCAACACCtgcacagaggagcagcagtcTGGTGTGGCGCACTACATGGCCCATTCAACCTCCGTTGCAAAGCAACATTATCGGATGAGGACACTTCACGAGACTGTTGTCACTAGCAACCTGCTGCAGAGCTTAAGAGG ATCTTCTTCTGAGGATTCAACTGACGGGAGGGCTGGTCCGTCacagaagagaggcagagaggaagagactgATTCGGGAGAGGAAGAAACGGAGAACATGACAGCGTTTCTCTCCAAATTCCCAGTAACACTGAATGGGCGGCCTCCCTGCAAGCGGATCAGAGTCAGTGCTGGGTTCAGTGAAGGCCGTGTGCTGTATGACAAGTGGAGGGTTATGCAGCGTGGCATGCGGGAGGAGCATCTCTTGT CCGTGTTTGTGAGACGAGCACCCACGGTTCAGACTGTGGCAAGGCGCATGGAGAAGGAGGGCTGGAGTGGCAACACTCCCCAAGCACAGCTGGTGGTGTCCAAGTGGCGTCCACCCACTCAGACACAGGTGGAAAGTGACCCAAGGATCATAAAGAAGGTCACCACTCAGAAGTGGTCAGGTCTGACCATCAAGGATTTTGGTGAGCCAAAGGGGAAAG GAGTTGTTGCCACCAAGCGGTTTTCAAAGGGCTCCGTAATCTGCGATTACCATGGCAGGGTAATCACGAAGGCAGAGGGGAAGAGAATGATGCAGAGCATGGACAACGAGATGGGctaccttttcttctttcaagaGCTCTGCGTGGACGCCCAGACGTTCCCCTGTGAGTGTCATCCTCACATGGAGACAGTGGGACGGCTCATGAACCACTCGAAGAAAAGGTTCAACGCAAAGCCCCGTCGCTGCAAACTAAAGCTTCCCCAAGGAGAAACAGacaccatcctcctcctggcCAGCAAGGACATCGAAGTGGGTGAGGAGATCCGCTTTGACTACGGCGTGTGCAGGCAGTCATTCGCAGGGGAAGGACTGGACCTGGAATGGCTGGATTCTTGA
- the LOC125011408 gene encoding uncharacterized protein LOC125011408 gives MLRYIQPEGDEVSLDFLTKSTEASDYLHDLKLAKLSPATILNYIKNMIRFVQYAKTFLHVAAKDPDFHRKCQTYIDYLCVLRKSVAKENSRAICQTRYKYYVGGQKSIKECQKVLTVAKKETLNTMELLNRFISPSEDAVTHLRYYCEAIMILGHFQRPGAVEGMTVSIFPLKTRLSQNLAAEWLDRKNSDGRVCIGVSRHKTATMQIATFALTGEEEEAVSSLTG, from the exons ATGCTGAGATACATCCAGCCTGAAGGGGATGAAGTGAGCTTGGATTTCCTCACTAAAAGCACCGAAGCCAGCGATTACCTGCACGACCTGAAACTCGCCAAGTTGAGTCCGGCCACGATCCTCAACTACATAAAGAACATGATCCGGTTTGTGCAGTATGCGAAGACCTTTCTTCACGTTGCTGCGAAGGATCCAGACTTCCACAGGAAGTGCCAGACCTACATCGACTACCTCTGCGTCCTGAGAAAGTCGGTGGCCAAGGAAAACAGTAGGGCCATATGTCAAACCAG GTATAAGTACTACGTTGGTGGGCAGAAgagcatcaaggagtgtcagaAGGTACTGACTGTTGCAAAGAAGGAGACACTCAATACCATGGAACTCCTAAATCGCTTCATTTCACCGAGTGAGGATGCAGTAACACATTTGCGTTATTACTGTGAGGCCATAATGATCTTGGGGCACTTCCAGAGACCGGGAGCAGTGGAAGGAATGACAGTAAGTATCTTTCCCCTTAAAACAAGGCTCAGCCAGAATCTA gcAGCAGAGTGGTTGGACAGGAAGAATTCTGATGGCAGAGTCTGCATTGGTGTCAGCAGGCACAAGACGGCCACGATGCAAATAGCCACATTTGCCCTgactggggaggaggaggaggcggtaaGTTCTCTAACAGGCTGA